A window of the Scleropages formosus chromosome 21, fSclFor1.1, whole genome shotgun sequence genome harbors these coding sequences:
- the smo gene encoding protein smoothened: MIIMSSRSGSFVAGLWAASLLAALAASARGNVNDSLLGDPCERRATCEALKYSTCLGSPLPYTHTSLELAMDSRSQEEVHEKLTMWSGLRNAPRCWAVVQPLLCAVYMPKCDGGKVELPSQSLCQATRGPCAIVDQERGWPDFLKCDKFPVGCQNEVQKIKFNTSGNCEAPLVKTDNQKSWYKNVEGCGIQCNNPLFTEEEHSDMHVYIAAFGSITLLCTFFTLATFVADWKNSNRYPAVILFYVNACFFVGSIGWLAQFMDGARTEIVCKSDHTMRLGEPSSTETLSCVIIFVIVYYSLMSGVIWFVMLTYAWHTSFKALGTTHQPLSGKISYFHLVTWSIPFVLTVAILAIAEVDGDSVSGICFVGYKNYYYRAGFVLAPIGLVLIIGGYFLIRGVMTLFSIKSKHPGLLSEKAASKINETMLRLGIFGFLAFGFVFITFGCHFYDFFNQEEWERSFREYVLCEANVTIAHQTNKPIPECTIKNRPSLLVEKINLFAMFGTGIVMSTWVWTKATVLIWKRTWCRIIGRSDDEPKRIKKSKMIAKAFAKRKELQKDPERELSFSMHTVSHDGPVAGINFDLNDPSGDMSSAWAQHVTKMVARRGAILPQDISVTPTGTPVPPDDDGNKNHFYMVEVEISPEMLKKKKKKKKKRKKKKDSRVQGPAEVMFDRTLRSECGPSTVPRLPKLPGTRSLVANAQEQERHDVLPGSFPEIGPSCPLPYQERYGRLTLCTLHGAANALDGEDRGPSSGVRFFPLPQPQRGLFYYSGDVEPSAGEPASGTYLPRTQGRRAELVPIHSRTNLMDAELMDADSDF, encoded by the exons atgatcatcatgtcctCGCGGAGCGGCTCCTTTGTCGCAGGGCTGTGGGCCGCCTCCCTCCTCGCGGCGCTCGCCGCCTCCGCGCGCGGCAACGTCAACGACTCGCTGCTCGGCGACCCGTGCGAGAGGCGCGCGACGTGCGAGGCGCTCAAGTACAGCACGTGCCTCGGCTCCCCTCTGCCGTACACGCACACGTCGCTGGAGCTGGCCATGGACTCCCGATCGCAGGAGGAGGTGCACGAGAAGCTGACCATGTGGTCCG GCCTGCGTAACGCCCCCCGGTGCTGGGCTGTGGTGCAGCCCCTCCTCTGTGCCGTCTACATGCCCAAGTGCGACGGCGGAAAGGTGGAGCTGCCGAGTCAGAGCCTGTGCCAGGCCACCCGCGGTCCCTGCGCCATCGTAGACCAGGAGCGTGGTTGGCCCGACTTTCTCAAGTGCGACAAGTTCCCCGTGGGTTGCCAG AACGAGGTGCAGAAGATCAAGTTCAACACATCGGGCAACTGTGAAGCCCCACTGGTGAAGACAGACAACCAGAAGAGCTGGTACAAGAACGTGGAGGGCTGCGGCATCCAGTGCAACAACCCGCTGTTCACCGAGGAGGAGCACTCGGACATGCACGTCTACATCGCCGCCTTCGGCTCCATAACGCTCCTCTGCACCTTCTTCACGCTG GCGACCTTCGTGGCAGACTGGAAGAACTCCAACCGCTACCCTGCCGTGATCCTCTTCTACGTCAACGCCTGCTTCTTCGTGGGCAGCATCGGATGGCTCGCCCAGTTCATGGACGGGGCCCGGACGGAGATCGTCTGCAAGAGCGACCATACCATGCGACTGGGAGAGCCCTC GTCCACAGAGACTCTATCCTGCGTGATCATCTTCGTCATCGTCTACTACTCCCTGATGTCCGGCGTCATCTGGTTTGTCATGCTCACCTACGCCTGGCACACCTCCTTCAAGGCGCTTGGCACGACTCACCAGCCCTTGTCCGGGAAGATTTCCTACTTCCACCTGGTCACCTGGTCCATCCCCTTCGTTCTCACCGTGGCCATCCTGGCAATAGCGGAG GTTGATGGAGATTCGGTCAGTGGGATCTGCTTTGTCGGCTACAAAAACTACTACTACCGGGCCGGATTTGTCCTGGCTCCCATAGGCCTCGTTCTCATCATTGGTGGCTATTTCCTCATACGAG GGGTAATGACGTTGTTCTCAATTAAGAGCAAACATCCAGGGCTCCTGAGCGAAAAGGCAGCAAGCAAAATCAACGAGACCATGCTTAGGCTGG gcaTTTTTGGATTTCTCGCCTTCGGCTTTGTGTTCATCACATTTGGCTGCCACTTCTATGACTTTTTCAACCAAGAAGAGTGGGAGAGGAGCTTCAGAGAATACGTTCT GTGTGAGGCCAATGTGACCATCGCTCACCAGACCAACAAGCCGATCCCCGAGTGCACCATCAAGAACAGGCCCAGCCTGCTGGTAGAAAAGATCAACCTCTTTGCCATGTTTGGCACGGGCATCGTCATGAGCACCTGGGTGTGGACCAAGGCCACCGTGCTCATCTGGAAGCGAACCTGGTGCAG GATCATCGGACGCAGCGACGACGAGCCGAAGCGGATAAAGAAAAGCAAGATGATCGCCAAGGCCTTCGCCAAACGCAAGGAGCTGCAGAAAGACCCGGAGAGAGAGCTGTCCTTCAGCATGCACACCGTCTCCCACGACGGCCCTGTGG CTGGCATTAACTTTGACCTGAACGACCCGTCCGGGGACATGTCCTCTGCGTGGGCCCAGCACGTGACCAAGATGGTGGCCAGACGAGGTGCCATCCTGCCGCAGGACATTTCCGTAACCCCCACCGGGACACCAG TCCCTCCTGACGACGACGGCAACAAGAACCACTTTTACatggtggaggtggagatcTCCCCAGAAatgctgaagaagaagaagaaaaagaagaagaagaggaagaagaagaaggattCACGTGTTCAGGGGCCCGCAGAGGTGATGTTTGACCGGACCCTCCGCTCAGAGTGCGGTCCCAGCACGGTCCCCCGTCTCCCCAAGCTGCCGGGGACCAGGAGCCTGGTGGCCAACGCCCAGGAGCAGGAGCGGCACGATGTTCTCCCGGGCTCTTTCCCAGAGATCGGGCCCTCCTGTCCCCTGCCCTACCAGGAGAGATATGGAAGGCTGACCCTCTGTACGCTCCACGGAGCAGCGAACGCTCTGGACGGCGAGGACAGAGGCCCGTCGAGCGGCGTCCGCTTCTTTCCCTTACCCCAGCCGCAGAGAGGCCTGTTCTACTACTCCGGGGATGTGGAACCCTCGGCTGGGGAGCCTGCGAGCGGCACCTACCTGCCCAGGACTCAGGGCAGAAGAGCCGAGCTTGTCCCCATCCACTCTCGAACCAACCTCATGGACGCAGAGCTAATGGACGCCGATTCCGACTTCTGA